The nucleotide window gcTTATTCATAAATCTTTATTTCCATAATCAATTCCAACGCGAACGAAGACAAATGGCATATATTTCAGTCATCCATCGTACCAAACTATATATTTCAGCCATCCGTCGTACCGACACATTGCGGATCGACTGGGCACCCCGTACTTGCAGCGCGTGCTAAACCAACAGCTCACCAATCACATCCGCGACACTCTGCCCGGCTTGCGAGATAAGTTGCAGAAACAGCTGCTCACTCTTGAGAAAGATGTTGAACAGTATAAGCACTTCCGACCCGACGACCCATCCATCAAGACCAAGGCTATGTTGCagtatgtttattgttttttttaaataaatgtgtttatatttttaactcatttctataaatgattaaaaaacttgaaaaaaaaaattacaaacataagcttatttactaaaaaaatcttgtaagAAATTTGGATCAGGCAGATCACTGTAAGGTACGTTAGTTCATTTACTAAAGttggaaaatatttatgacaaagaataaagttgaaataatatttattcctcAAAACTAGAATGATTCAGCAACTACAGACGGACTTCGAAAGGACGATCGAAGGTTCTGGATCAGCACAGATAAACACGAACGAGCTCTCGGGAGGTGCGAAAATAAACAGATTGTTCCACGAACGGTTCCCGTTCGAAATTGTTAAAATGGAATTCGATGAGAAAGAACTGCGTCGAGAAATTGCGTTCGCTATTCGAAACATTCACGGTATCAGAGTGAGTAATGGAATAATATACATggataatacatattaaatgttgTAATGAGAATGTACTCATCCAATTGCagaatattaaagaataatatacatgattttaaattaatttttttatgtttacctttttatatatcatattatgggTCATGAATAAAAATCCTTGTCTTTATAGGTGGGTCTTTTCACTCCTGATATGGCGTTCGAAGCGATAGTAAAGAAACAAATCGCTCGGCTGAAAGAGCCGAGTCTCAAGTGCGTTGACTTGGTCGTACAGGAGTTGTCGAATGTCGTTCGCGTTTGTACGGAGAGGGTGAGTGAAGaaatgttttcaattaatattttattatcaatctaACAACAAATCTAACACACATAATtaattacacattaaaaaatctcatttatgttttttgtaattttttttttacccaaACAGCTAAATTACACATATTAAAAGAACATATAAGTATTGAAGCGtggaaaggaaaatatttcttaagttatatttttaattaaacagaataaaacattacatatacatttatattcgtttcttagcatgttttttttaactttttgtcTGAAAATAATTCTAAgagctattatttaaaatattcacagcaaaatgtaataagtaagaaaaatatgtaccatcttttaaaaaaataaaaatggtgcGTACCTTGACATGTCACAACGGTCGATGAGCcgaaaacatataaacaaagcATTcgacagtaacagtacagtacagtaacagcctgttaatgtcctgctgggctaaggcctcctctcttttgaggagaaggtttggagcttattccaccacgctgcttcaatgcgggttggtagaatacacatgtggctgaatttcaatgaaattagacacatgcaggtttcctcacgacgttttccttcattgtcaagcacgagatgaattataaacacaaattaagcacatgaaaattcagtggtgcttgcccgggtttgaacccacgatcatcggttaagattcacgcgttctaaccattaggccatctcggcttttttcatcATCGACACACACTTAACTGAGACTGTAGCCGCGCTGCCCGCCCGCAGATGTCGCGCTACCCGCGCCTGCGCGAGGAGACGGAGCGCATCATCATGTCGCACGTGCGCTCGCGCGAGCAGCAGTGCAAGGAGCAGCTCGTGCTGTTCGTGGACTGCGAGCTGGCATACATGAACACCAACCACGAGGACTTCATCGGATTCGCCAAGTTAGACATGCCGTACACACAATTTTATTGTTgggttatatttaatagttctcCCACTCTTCGGTTAAGTCCAAATCGAAAAGTGAAAGGATATAGTATATCCTTTCACTTTTCGATTTGTAGTATATAGTATAAAGTGTAAGGATATAGTAGTATCCTTAGCTCCAATTTATGGAAGTAGTCgtctatgaaaatataaataacagaaaaACCATTAAAAAGGCAAAGATTTTTGTATACTCATTCGTGTTGGTGACGTGACTAAGGTTTAAAAAACCtaaatttgcaataaaaaaaattgtaatcgtTCCgaccattataattttttttcgatcACTAATGTATTTGTGAAGTGGAATAGCATTTTatgatttaaacaataattcaatAAGAATATcctttttgtttcattttagcGCACAGAATCAATCTGAAAACTCGGCTAAGTCAGGTCACCGCGCACTTGGCAACCAAGTCATCAGAAAAGGGTACATGTGCATACACAACCTTGGAATCATGAAAGGTGATATtcgatacatttaaaaatatctacgtaattagtatataatttttaatattgggcatgtaatttcatttttataatttccctAAAGTCAATCTCAGCTGTATGTAACTTGTTTATTGTtctggctagcttataaggctgtAGGTTTGGGACTCTGGTTTCAAATACCATATCGTGCagtattaaaaagttttgagtttttctgtcactATAGTAGCCCGGAATTAGGAAGTTTGTAGTCTTGCACTTGAGTGCCGCGAAAAACACATAAAGTCTGGTCCTGTGCTCGATCTCTCTCCGTGTGCGATTGCCATCTCATCAGATTATTTGTAGTCAGGGAATAATGAATAATGCACTCTGCATCTGTGTTTTTGCTCACaattgtacactataatatctcctgtatAGTTGGCTAATTCTCGAGATTAACTGTCGTGACTGGAATACGTTCAGAAAGACTTTAGACTAAATAACAACAGGTGGTTCTCGTGACTACTGGTTCGTGCTGACGTCGGAGAGCATCTCGTGGTTTAAAGACGAGGAGGAGCGTGAGAAGAAGTATATGCTGCCGCTCGACGGGCTCAAGCTGCGTGACCTCGAACAGGGGTTCATGTCGCGCCGGCACATGTTCGCTCTCTTCAACCCGGAGGGCAGAAATGTGTACAAGGTATGTCCTTACTTATAGAGataatgttttttctttaaataattagtataaagGCAGTTGAACTAATGGTTCAGCGCTTAACTTAGTAGATACTTGAGGTAGTGTAGCATTAAGGTGAAACATATACCGTTTCTGTTACGTCAGTTGATGCGAGATTTCAATCGGGCGTCGGCATCgctttcattaatataaattatttggagTGTAAACAAGTCGTACACGAGATTTGCAAACGAAGATAAGAAACGAAGTTTGAATTAATCTGAATGGTATTGGGCCTTATCACTAGCTTAAATTACATTAACTGCCTTCTACTACTTTACTACCTTACTCACCTTTATTACAAAGGTAATAAAGTTGTAATAGAGGTAAGATGATAATAATTTgtcagagattttttttttattaacaaaaatataaaaaaaaattaattaaataatgaagacTATAAAGTATAGATTTGTAGTATAATATGGTACACCTAATGtagtttataatttgaaaaaattaaaaaacaatatatttcatatatagtaTTGATGTTTCAGGACTACAAGCAGCTAGAGCTATCGTGTGAAACTCAGGATGATGTTGACTCTTGGAAAGCATCATTCCTGCGAGCTGGTGTCTACCCCGAAAAGACTTCTGAAGCAGCTAACGGTGATGAGGTGTGTATATGttaacttataaattttttataatgcctGTTTTTCTTCCTTCTTTACCTTCGTTTTTCATTTTTccctttatataaaactatctaAGCAGTGTATTGCTTCATATAATCAACTATTAAattctttgttatatatttccatagatatatgtacatatactttttaatacaatGTATATGTCGATGTTAAGTTATCCAATGATTTATTGTTTTGCCATGCCGTACAGAGTGATGGAAATGAGGTTTGTCCAAGAAGGCTTTTTAACTTGGTTTACATGTTTATCACTTATCACGTTTTCACATATAATAATCTCATGATATATCTTGAAAGTGGATTTCAAGAAATTATCTTCAAATCATAATAAtcgatatttcaaaataataatcaatcaatgCATTTTCTTGAAATACATTTATGAAAGATCAAATGTAGAATAAGGCATGTATTCTAATTCTAATTGTTGGTGTGCCGCAAATATCACGCTAATATTGAGGCGTATTCACATACACATTAATGGCAGTATTAATGAGATGATTTGTTTTAACgtgttacattaaataaaatcccaattatttatacaataccaaaataattatttggtaaaatatttccttttccCTGTGTTATTTTTCGTATATTAGTTTTCACAGCTTTCATATGGTAGTTTCTCCTATGTAGTGTCAAGAACAGTTTAACCTTGCGTTGCGTAGAGTTGtcgtttatatataaagtttcgTTCAGTTTACCAGACCAGCATGTGAAAAGTCCGTTTTGAGTTTTCTTCTTTTAagcattatgttttttttttatttttagttatttctgCCTTTCCCGGGGTTGGGTGGAAATAAAAGAGTAAGTCAATAGTATTCCGAAGGTTTGTGGTTTGATTGAAAGTACTAGGGATTCAAATTTGGAATGCAATTAtgatttctatttaattttgaagaataaaaaaatgtgaaccTTTTTTGAGattgttttactaataattGGAATTGGTGAGTACTGACTAACACAGACAGCCGGTGAATGAGTAGGTTTTGCAGATGTTGCTATTATAAGGGTAATTAAATAAGCTATTAACACTAACTGCCTAATGCATGTTATAGTACTTTAAAGAACTAGTTCAAAATTGTCAAAATCAATAGTATGATGGTTTTAAAAGCCTGATGCGTTAATAAAGCTTCCATTTGATCATCTCATTGTTtcagttatcatattatttaaatataaacagctATAGTGTTACAGTAGTGCTCAATGCTTTTTAGatgacaaaattataattactagaaTTTGATACATACAACAtggaaacacaaaaaaaaaccattggtTTCATAAACAAATACAAGAAAACAGAGCATATaagtatctataaatataaaattgtttaatatatttttttcataacataaattatatttatactttacattacttttaaactgtttaaactacattttattaatttgtatataggGTTGTTGACAttgttacaattacaattatttgatGGACAGGACACTTGCACTCTACCAATTGAACAGATTACAACATAACTAATACATTAAACTGCCACATTTCGGatcttctttaaataaaaaaaatactattttttaaatgttttctatttCAGAGCTCGGATACGTCAGGCACTAGCAGCATGGACCCGCAGTTGGAACGCCAAGTGGAGACCATTCGCAACCTTGTCGACTCGTACATGCGCATCGTGACCAAGACCACGCGCGACCTCGTGCCCAAGACCATCATGATGATGATCATAAACAACGCCAAAGATTTCATCAACGGAGAACTTCTCGCGCATCTCTATGCGTCTGGTGATCaggtatttataatgttttacaaattataatgtttcGTTTGTAGAATATGAAACGGTGACCACCCATAGACTCTGGCtctgtgaaaaatattaacaacgCTTCAAACCGTGCATGTCCCGTCAACCATGAACACTGAATTGTTACGGGCATATATATTCATAagcaatagtaataaatattcgttCTTCATCCGTAGTCTCAAATGATGGAAGAGTCTCCGGAGGAAGCGCTGAAGCGCGAGGAGATGCTGCGCATGTACCACGCATGCAAGGAGGCGCTGCGCATCATCGGCGACGTGTCCATGGCCACCGTCAGCACGCCCGTGCCGCCGCCCGTCAAGAACGACTGGCTCGAGAGCCGCCTCGACTCCAACCCGCGCCTGTCGCCGCCCTCGCCCGGCggcccgcgccgcgccgcccccGCGCAGCAAGGTCACATACCTTACTATTGTGTCGTCTGCTGCTAAAACGACCAATCGTAGTCAGAATAAAGGCAATGAACGGGTTTCGGTTGTTTTAACGTAAAATTGTTGCTATTGCTAATGTTAAGCTTATCACGTTTaactgaaattgatttattatttttaaatgaattggcAAATGGCAAACTGtggtatacattttattcataaatatccttggcccttttttatagtataggtaggcggacgagtatatgggccacctggatggtaagtggtcactagaCGCCCATAgataatggcattgtaagaaatgttaaacatcacttaaatcgccaatgcgccgccaactttgggaactaaattgttatgtcccttgtgccacaCTAtcctcactcactcttcaaatcggtacacaacaacaccaagtactgctgttttgcggtagaatatctgatgagtgggtggtacctacccagacaagctcgAACAAAGCCCTTTTAGCACCAGAATACAGATACAGAATTAATTTGTTTCGGATCTTTACTCGTCCatacttttgtttatattctGTTGAGCTTCGCTAAGtggtgatatttattttattcgtttctcAGAAAATTGAAGTTTTCTCTTacgataattataatactagGCCGCGTCGGCACATTATTGTTAACATTCACAAATTACGTAAAAAGTTACATTACATgtctaattaagtaaaatatttatgtatataagaaagTCACTATTTgagtactttttaaaataacgtttATTACATATTCAAAAAGTTTGACTGATAATTTCactagaatttaattataataattgatatggAGAGCGAGTCGGACAGTGGTTGTGTACTGACGgtttaaatacattaacataataatgTTATGTGTAAATAggaacaaaattaacaaattcaTACATAATACAAGCGAGCGTTAACAATATGCCGTTCCCCGCTCAGGCTCGCTCGGCCAGCGCGGCGCGCCCCCGGTGCCGGGCGGCGCGGGGCGGCCGGCGCCGCCGCTGCCGTCGCGGCCCGGCGGGTCGGCGCCGCCCCCGCCCGGCGCGCGGCCCCTGCCCTCGCAGGGCCTGCCCGCGCCCCTCATACCCACGTGAGTACCCGCACTAGCCACTCGAGGCCTCCAGGAGgtcgatataaataaataaatgatgctATCTTTATTCCCAAGTAAAACAAAGGATTCCCTTGCAATAAAAACAACGTTGACAGGATATTAAATTTAAGGGGAAGCATAATTAATAGATCATTTTGTTAAAAAGCATGAAGTAGCAAGGTTATTAGGACGAGAAAAGAACACATGTATGGCATGATACGGCATtgtttaatataagattaatgGAATGCCTGATAAGTATAAATTCAATACTGTATTccaaacttttataaatatactttaatataaataaacaaaaattaaaattgcaatatttaGTGTTTATCCACAATGccccaatataatatatatatatatagtatgtactatattattttatttgcttgcTTTTAtgtaacaacatttttaatggGTGATGTAACAGCCATAATGCAATTTGTGTGTAGGTCTTGTATTCTATTTAACTATGTAACTATATAACATAccgcttttattaaaatagtaaaataaaatctttcatAACTCATATTTCTACTAAAATTTCCCTAGCATTAAATTGGTTTTTAATATTACCCTTCGCTAATAtctttcttaattataataaaaattatattttcatactaagtattataatataaatgatcatttttaattaaaataaacagtgGCGTGCACATGTTGATCAGATAATGTAAGCAGAATTTGTTTACTTCgagatatatagatataatttaagGTTGGATTTGCGTTgtagtgttattattatatgcacACCACTGTATAAAGAAGATATTAGCAAgtattataaaagatattagCAAGGTACCAGTAGTGTGTGGTTGTTCGCAGACGGCGCTAGGATTGCGGGCACGGCGTTATAACATAAGTTACGTACGATGAGGTACTAACTTACGTGCATGTTGACTTAGTGcagttaaaaacattaattaaatttttgttttgacaTATTAAAACGATTGTAACGATGCCTACTTTATGTTTAGATTGATTTTTTTAGTagcactttgttttttttttaatgtaatggcATTATCAAATTCCGTaagaaattatgaaaattacacagatataaaatgttttgtaataagtTAACAATCGTTCAGTAacgatgaaaatatttatacaaaatgttatacacaattttagtaatttaaatcatGAATACTTATGATACGTCTGAAAGAATGTcgcttccaaatttaaatattagtaacgaAATATGTAGGGACTAGATTGTAGTGACGAACGATATCTTTTTCTATGGACAGCTGTATGAAAatggtaaaattattatttttcatcatcctaaagttatttaatctgtaattattagttttttgtgTCGTTTTAAGGTTGTGCTTTCATCGAAGAGCTGTCTGTGGAATGAGTATAACGTCTGTGTATTTAAGTACAATTTACTCCAGcacttaaaatttttaaaaagttacaatgtaaattattaagcttacactttaaaattatttgttctgtTCGGAATTATTGGTGTTTGATATCTGTTGTACGTAAGTATAATATAGATGCACTGCATGTCTAGTTGTCACTAATGTGTGTGGTCTTCAGATATTTTCTTGATTGACTTTATCtgcgaaaaaaaaatttgattgtaaataatacactttcaactattttaattttttctttaaattcaatatattccTTCTACAacttaaggttttattttttgggTTAATCGATTTTTGTGAAAAATACATTCACAGTTGCTCTGTAAGAGCTCGTAAATAAACTCACCTTCGTCACTTTTCCTACGCTTCATTATGGCAGTTACATTACTCAGAAAAAATCTTACAGAGAGGCTGTgagaaaattataatgattttatttatttagtttttcgaGAATTAGTTTGTTAACTCCCCTGTCCACGACGCGATGTGAGTAGTGAAATAAATAGAGCACCCTCAAATAGACGGCCGGGCCCGGGCGCGCAGCTGCCGCCGCAAGTGCGCCAGCAGATCAACCAGGCCGTGGGGCAGGCCGTCACCGGCGCCGCGCTCAACGAGCTCAGCTCCGCCTTCGCCAGATTCAAGTAAAGCGCCGCCCGGACCGCCCTGTCTCGGcacgtcacgtcacgtcacgtGACGTCGACCCTCGGCTTCCTTCGTTCCTTTTTCTGTtactatgttatttttttcgtaATGTTTTTCGATACACGGCCCTCGTGATATCGTGGAACGTTTCGAAATAAAGAAGTCGATGTACCGACGTCACTCGTCGGAAGTGAAACGCTTTTGTTTTACCCGCTAACATTTGTGAACGTTCCGCCGTCTAACAGCTTTGTTTTGTATATGCAATTGTTAAATCTCGAGCTGAAAATTCGATTAGCTTTACCGATTTTGAAATAGTTTCGTTGAGAACGTAACTTTGTTCGCTCACAAGATAATGTATAGtaaattattgcttaaaataCGTATACGAATTTTCAGTTTCACGCTACACTTTCTCCATATTAATGTCTACttatattgttttgacattccataaatattacaattgtaaaggcttaattaaatatattttattgcaatgaaTAGCAATAACACTACTGTTTAGTTCTAAAATGACACTAAGGCTTACATGTAAGAtagtaatttagtttaatttaacatttttcaatatattaaaatgtgataTAAACAATCACAATGTTACCATAGTCATAAAAAAGTGTTACATTTAAAAGGaggttttagtttttttgaAGATCACACACTTTGACAATCAATGTGTTAGGTAAGACTTGCGAATCgaagaacattttttatttgtatttaatgtattccttaatttaaaaattgaaatgtgCACAATATGTTTGATTAGAGTCTAATAATCTTGAATAAGGGATACTAAGGAATACAATTAGTTAGTTTTAGTGAGGTCAACTATtgtaaaaatgattatattctTTGCAAATTAGGTTTATTCTCATACCGATAATTCCGGCGCCAAACATGATTtgaaaattttgattataagaattatataaaaaaagattcagTATTAACTGCGAATTATTCCTATGCAGTGCTTTaggatattattaacaattatacgATGTTAATCCTTTACTGGATTGTATTTAAGGCGACTGCTCTATATCGTGGGTTTGTAAAACGTTTGATTTATGAAGCGAATAGTAAACGTGTATCTAATGGCTCGAGGTATTAGGTGTATTACGTATTTAAATGGAGTTTGTTCGTCCCGGATTGCAACAGATTATCTTTGAAAGCATATCACGGTATTGTTTCGTAAATGTTGCTAGAGTTTtactcttattatataaaatactcgaGAGTTCTGAAATAAAACTATCTTAATTGAtttcacttatattattaatttatatataaatttttcataaacTTGGCAGATCAAAACGATATgcttcaatatttaaaacataatactaAGTGTTAAATTaccttaaaatagttttatatcaatatGTACTCTTGAATAACTaaggatttaataaatatatttgttgatgttgCTGCACTTGACGATCTTGTAGTTTTAGCTGCGTAGCAAGGATACATTACTCTACGTTCTCACGTTGGTGTGTAGGTGTACCAGTAGCTTAGGGACAATCACTGTCTCATATTTCTCTTTTCCGTCTCTTGTAGTGACGTAacgtttgtataattaaaacatatgcGCAAACAATATATTCCAAGCTTGTTcgttattgtatattaaagaaaaatttgaTCAGTGTAATCTATTGTAGctgaaaaatatgtaataaccgTTATATGAATTTAATCACCGAAAATGTTGAATTTAcaaatttgtatgtaaattaattgtACTTATGGCTAAGACCAAAGCAGTTGTCTCGTGTCGTTGCTGTTAGCAATATCTTTGGTCAATTATTAGAATGTTTTATTCATGGTGATCCATTATGAACTcgttattaaatacttattacgtataaaataaaggAATTTTACTCTTGAGAATTATCAATCACTTAGAAGTATCGCTTACATCATTAAATGTCgaccaattatttatttaacgttcATTAGCTACGCGGttctactttattttattttaccattaaTAATCATCAGACTGTCGTCCCATATATATTTCCCTAACGAAACTGACGGAAGGCCGAATTATGACGTCATTATACAGTTCCTACATGATTTTGACGCTCTAGCTAATTCATTGCtcttaattaatattgacaaaattatgtgaaaataataaaatcataaagttTTGCTCTCTTGTTAATAGCGTTAGTACCATCGAAAAAAAGGTATAGCCAGAGATTGTTGGATTTGATATAGTTTATGAATATTGTTAATCTTATGCTGTATAAATAGAGTAATTAAATGCTATATGTGTATTCAAGAAGTTTGATTTGGTCCAGTAGGTGTTTACGATAGTATATTAACTTTACTTAACTGCTAACGAAATAATTAATCGTCCGGACAATAAAATTAGGTAAGCCAAATTTGTATGTTACGAATATTTCAATAAGATAATACTATTACACGTGGTGTCTTATCTATACGTATGTATATGGTAAAAAATATACCTACACTAGTGCATTCAATATTTCACTTATTgctcttaatgtttttttttttttttgctctaaactataattattaaaacgaatacaATATTATAGAATGTATGATCTTATTGAAATTAAACCTGGAAATAATACagcatgataaaatataaattataatgcatgctttaaagtatatttgtcGCTTATAAGTTACTTAATAATCAGGGATGTGATTTTAAGTATATtagtaatacataaatta belongs to Nymphalis io chromosome 2, ilAglIoxx1.1, whole genome shotgun sequence and includes:
- the LOC126779430 gene encoding dynamin isoform X5: MAGNFGMQQLIPVVNKLQDAFVQMGVHMSLDLPQIAVVGGQSAGKSSVLENFVGRDFLPRGSGIVTRRPLILQLIHSNTEYAEFLHCKGKKFVDFNEVRGEIEAETDRITGSNKGISPVPINLRVYSPNVLNLTLIDLPGLTKVPIGDQPVDIEQQIKAMIFQFIRRESCLILAVTPANTDLANSDALKLAKEVDPQGLRTIGVITKLDLMDEGTDARDVLENKLLPLRRGYIGVVNRSQKDIDGRKDISAALAAERKFFLSHPSYRHIADRLGTPYLQRVLNQQLTNHIRDTLPGLRDKLQKQLLTLEKDVEQYKHFRPDDPSIKTKAMLQMIQQLQTDFERTIEGSGSAQINTNELSGGAKINRLFHERFPFEIVKMEFDEKELRREIAFAIRNIHGIRVGLFTPDMAFEAIVKKQIARLKEPSLKCVDLVVQELSNVVRVCTERMSRYPRLREETERIIMSHVRSREQQCKEQLVLFVDCELAYMNTNHEDFIGFAKLDMPAQNQSENSAKSGHRALGNQVIRKGYMCIHNLGIMKGGSRDYWFVLTSESISWFKDEEEREKKYMLPLDGLKLRDLEQGFMSRRHMFALFNPEGRNVYKDYKQLELSCETQDDVDSWKASFLRAGVYPEKTSEAANGDESSDTSGTSSMDPQLERQVETIRNLVDSYMRIVTKTTRDLVPKTIMMMIINNAKDFINGELLAHLYASGDQSQMMEESPEEALKREEMLRMYHACKEALRIIGDVSMATVSTPVPPPVKNDWLESRLDSNPRLSPPSPGGPRRAAPAQQGSLGQRGAPPVPGGAGRPAPPLPSRPGGSAPPPPGARPLPSQGLPAPLIPTRPGPGAQLPPQVRQQINQAVGQAVTGAALNELSSAFARFNRPVPNVPPKLPERPQNGRPF
- the LOC126779430 gene encoding dynamin isoform X2, which translates into the protein MAGNFGMQQLIPVVNKLQDAFVQMGVHMSLDLPQIAVVGGQSAGKSSVLENFVGRDFLPRGSGIVTRRPLILQLIHSNTEYAEFLHCKGKKFVDFNEVRGEIEAETDRITGSNKGISPVPINLRVYSPNVLNLTLIDLPGLTKVPIGDQPVDIEQQIKAMIFQFIRRESCLILAVTPANTDLANSDALKLAKEVDPQGLRTIGVITKLDLMDEGTDARDVLENKLLPLRRGYIGVVNRSQKDIDGRKDISAALAAERKFFLSHPSYRHIADRLGTPYLQRVLNQQLTNHIRDTLPGLRDKLQKQLLTLEKDVEQYKHFRPDDPSIKTKAMLQMIQQLQTDFERTIEGSGSAQINTNELSGGAKINRLFHERFPFEIVKMEFDEKELRREIAFAIRNIHGIRVGLFTPDMAFEAIVKKQIARLKEPSLKCVDLVVQELSNVVRVCTERMSRYPRLREETERIIMSHVRSREQQCKEQLVLFVDCELAYMNTNHEDFIGFAKLDMPAQNQSENSAKSGHRALGNQVIRKGYMCIHNLGIMKGGSRDYWFVLTSESISWFKDEEEREKKYMLPLDGLKLRDLEQGFMSRRHMFALFNPEGRNVYKDYKQLELSCETQDDVDSWKASFLRAGVYPEKTSEAANGDESDGNESSDTSGTSSMDPQLERQVETIRNLVDSYMRIVTKTTRDLVPKTIMMMIINNAKDFINGELLAHLYASGDQSQMMEESPEEALKREEMLRMYHACKEALRIIGDVSMATVSTPVPPPVKNDWLESRLDSNPRLSPPSPGGPRRAAPAQQGSLGQRGAPPVPGGAGRPAPPLPSRPGGSAPPPPGARPLPSQGLPAPLIPTRPGPGAQLPPQVRQQINQAVGQAVTGAALNELSSAFARFNRPVPNVPPKLPERPQNGRPF
- the LOC126779430 gene encoding dynamin isoform X4 gives rise to the protein MAGNFGMQQLIPVVNKLQDAFVQMGVHMSLDLPQIAVVGGQSAGKSSVLENFVGRDFLPRGSGIVTRRPLILQLIHSNTEYAEFLHCKGKKFVDFNEVRGEIEAETDRITGSNKGISPVPINLRVYSPNVLNLTLIDLPGLTKVPIGDQPVDIEQQIKAMIFQFIRRESCLILAVTPANTDLANSDALKLAKEVDPQGLRTIGVITKLDLMDEGTDARDVLENKLLPLRRGYIGVVNRSQKDIDGRKDISAALAAERKFFLSHPSYRHIADRLGTPYLQRVLNQQLTNHIRDTLPGLRDKLQKQLLTLEKDVEQYKHFRPDDPSIKTKAMLQMIQQLQTDFERTIEGSGSAQINTNELSGGAKINRLFHERFPFEIVKMEFDEKELRREIAFAIRNIHGIRVGLFTPDMAFEAIVKKQIARLKEPSLKCVDLVVQELSNVVRVCTERMSRYPRLREETERIIMSHVRSREQQCKEQLVLFVDCELAYMNTNHEDFIGFANAQNQSENSAKSGHRALGNQVIRKGYMCIHNLGIMKGGSRDYWFVLTSESISWFKDEEEREKKYMLPLDGLKLRDLEQGFMSRRHMFALFNPEGRNVYKDYKQLELSCETQDDVDSWKASFLRAGVYPEKTSEAANGDESDGNESSDTSGTSSMDPQLERQVETIRNLVDSYMRIVTKTTRDLVPKTIMMMIINNAKDFINGELLAHLYASGDQSQMMEESPEEALKREEMLRMYHACKEALRIIGDVSMATVSTPVPPPVKNDWLESRLDSNPRLSPPSPGGPRRAAPAQQGSLGQRGAPPVPGGAGRPAPPLPSRPGGSAPPPPGARPLPSQGLPAPLIPTRPGPGAQLPPQVRQQINQAVGQAVTGAALNELSSAFARFNRPVPNVPPKLPERPQNGRPF
- the LOC126779430 gene encoding dynamin isoform X6, with translation MAGNMGMEQLIPIVNKLQDAFTQLGVHMQLDLPQIAVVGGQSAGKSSVLENFVGRDFLPRGSGIVTRRPLILQLIHSNTEYAEFLHCKGKKFVDFNEVRGEIEAETDRITGSNKGISPVPINLRVYSPNVLNLTLIDLPGLTKVPIGDQPVDIEQQIKAMIFQFIRRESCLILAVTPANTDLANSDALKLAKEVDPQGLRTIGVITKLDLMDEGTDARDVLENKLLPLRRGYIGVVNRSQKDIDGRKDISAALAAERKFFLSHPSYRHIADRLGTPYLQRVLNQQLTNHIRDTLPGLRDKLQKQLLTLEKDVEQYKHFRPDDPSIKTKAMLQMIQQLQTDFERTIEGSGSAQINTNELSGGAKINRLFHERFPFEIVKMEFDEKELRREIAFAIRNIHGIRVGLFTPDMAFEAIVKKQIARLKEPSLKCVDLVVQELSNVVRVCTERMSRYPRLREETERIIMSHVRSREQQCKEQLVLFVDCELAYMNTNHEDFIGFANAQNQSENSAKSGHRALGNQVIRKGYMCIHNLGIMKGGSRDYWFVLTSESISWFKDEEEREKKYMLPLDGLKLRDLEQGFMSRRHMFALFNPEGRNVYKDYKQLELSCETQDDVDSWKASFLRAGVYPEKTSEAANGDESSDTSGTSSMDPQLERQVETIRNLVDSYMRIVTKTTRDLVPKTIMMMIINNAKDFINGELLAHLYASGDQSQMMEESPEEALKREEMLRMYHACKEALRIIGDVSMATVSTPVPPPVKNDWLESRLDSNPRLSPPSPGGPRRAAPAQQGSLGQRGAPPVPGGAGRPAPPLPSRPGGSAPPPPGARPLPSQGLPAPLIPTRPGPGAQLPPQVRQQINQAVGQAVTGAALNELSSAFARFNRPVPNVPPKLPERPQNGRPF